A genomic stretch from Antarcticibacterium flavum includes:
- a CDS encoding glycosyltransferase family 2 protein, with amino-acid sequence MLERIPSLPPEIKPVAKGIPRPMWSVMIPVYNCSQFIPEVLESVLKQHIAEKDMQIEVVDDASTDADVEKIVQEIGKGRINYFRQSNNIGSLRNFETCINRSHGKFIHLLHGDDRVLPGYYHTIQHLFRQYPKAGAAFCNYRYIDEIGHEKFWQPLESDKEGILENWLLRIAERNLIQYAAITVKREVYEELGSFYGSTFGEDWEMWVRIAQAHKFAYTPKVLAEYRQHDSSITGEKFLNGDSLKDLILIMDLVQKYVPQTHRKTVLRKSKKFYAWYGLHNAADAWKRTCNKKSVHNQIRQLLKMHNGDFGMYKVIAKLYLKMLLNYR; translated from the coding sequence ATGTTAGAGCGAATACCATCATTGCCACCTGAAATAAAACCGGTTGCTAAAGGTATTCCAAGACCAATGTGGTCTGTAATGATACCTGTTTATAACTGTTCTCAATTCATTCCTGAAGTTTTGGAAAGCGTGCTTAAACAGCATATAGCGGAAAAGGATATGCAAATTGAAGTAGTAGATGATGCAAGCACAGATGCTGATGTAGAAAAAATAGTGCAGGAAATTGGTAAAGGAAGGATTAATTACTTTCGACAATCCAATAACATAGGTAGCCTACGTAATTTTGAAACCTGTATTAATCGTTCCCATGGAAAATTTATCCATTTATTACATGGAGATGATCGTGTTTTACCAGGCTATTACCACACTATACAGCATTTATTTAGGCAATATCCTAAAGCAGGAGCAGCTTTTTGCAATTACCGGTACATTGATGAAATTGGACATGAAAAATTCTGGCAGCCACTAGAATCAGATAAGGAGGGGATTTTAGAAAATTGGCTCTTACGAATTGCGGAGCGTAATCTTATACAATATGCGGCCATTACAGTAAAGCGGGAGGTATATGAAGAATTGGGATCCTTTTATGGTTCCACTTTTGGTGAAGATTGGGAAATGTGGGTGAGAATTGCACAAGCGCATAAATTTGCATACACCCCTAAAGTTTTAGCAGAATATCGGCAACATGATTCTTCAATAACAGGAGAAAAATTTCTTAACGGTGATTCCCTGAAAGATTTAATACTTATAATGGACCTTGTTCAGAAATATGTACCACAAACACACAGAAAAACTGTACTACGAAAATCTAAAAAGTTTTACGCCTGGTATGGGTTGCATAACGCTGCAGATGCGTGGAAAAGAACTTGCAATAAGAAAAGTGTTCATAACCAGATTAGGCAATTATTAAAGATGCACAACGGTGATTTTGGAATGTACAAAGTTATAGCAAAGCTTTACCTCAAAATGCTACTTAATTATAGGTAG
- a CDS encoding glycosyltransferase — MLEVSVIICTNNPKFEILKRTVEAIIQQTLPQEKWELLIVDNNSNTSVKDLPGFNWPTSVTHLDEAKVGLISARIKGIKEAKADLLVFVDDDNYLKADYLEILIKTMHSMPLLGVLGAGKIVPAFEKPPSNEELPFLRSLAIRNEVRAHFSNAVGYHKAIPFGAGLCIRRSIALNYMESLRTRPLAASLDRKGDTLLSGGDIDLALHSCRDGYLSGVLPELELVHFIPKSRLDQKYLIKIAAGHAASNFLLSQLWNFEGYPENPLMRWARYWKNRLKSNGLSRKILIAEYYADKKARNLWNLNNN, encoded by the coding sequence ATGTTGGAAGTTTCGGTAATTATATGTACTAATAACCCAAAGTTTGAAATCTTAAAACGGACAGTGGAGGCTATAATACAACAAACTCTGCCTCAGGAAAAATGGGAATTGCTAATTGTAGATAATAATAGCAACACCTCCGTTAAGGATTTACCGGGGTTTAATTGGCCTACATCTGTAACACACCTGGATGAAGCCAAGGTGGGCTTGATTTCTGCCAGAATAAAAGGAATAAAAGAAGCGAAAGCAGATTTACTGGTATTTGTTGATGATGATAATTACCTAAAGGCAGATTATCTTGAAATCCTGATTAAAACTATGCATTCAATGCCACTTTTAGGAGTTCTGGGTGCAGGAAAGATAGTACCGGCGTTTGAAAAGCCTCCTTCAAATGAAGAACTACCGTTTTTGCGATCCCTTGCCATTCGCAATGAGGTGCGGGCGCATTTTTCTAATGCAGTTGGCTATCATAAAGCAATACCCTTTGGTGCTGGACTATGTATTCGTAGATCTATTGCTCTGAATTATATGGAATCCTTACGGACTAGGCCACTTGCAGCTTCTCTTGACCGCAAAGGGGATACACTCCTTTCCGGAGGTGATATAGATCTTGCGCTTCATTCGTGTCGTGACGGATATTTATCTGGAGTATTACCAGAGCTCGAGCTTGTTCACTTTATACCCAAATCCAGGTTAGATCAAAAATATTTAATAAAAATCGCAGCAGGTCACGCGGCATCCAACTTTTTGCTTTCACAACTCTGGAACTTCGAGGGCTATCCTGAAAACCCTCTAATGAGATGGGCCCGATATTGGAAAAACCGTCTAAAAAGTAACGGTCTTTCAAGAAAAATTCTAATAGCGGAGTATTATGCAGATAAGAAAGCACGTAATCTTTGGAATTTGAATAATAATTGA
- a CDS encoding exostosin domain-containing protein, translating to MKFLFINKKFSELSDNDPSILNSLRCTLLLNKNVKEVYNPEEADAIIIQENDSFKNYNYIKELLADPIISKYPEKVFTINTDDSATGLLRGLYTCLPKSRIIEEIYTAVPYVQFPNDIVLTVEIDEADPRFLAVWRGNIKSNKLRPKLVASLESKERCRIEKSLSWMKFEKEEQEVYVNLIKNSKFSICPAGWASATYRIYESMALGRCPVILADDFVPPKGPDWNEFALFYPEKKIEDLYSFLLQNEHLAETYGKKAFQAWQKYFSPFRIRNYYAEALLELIASTPETSRTNEFTRWKSEDLIWNNKWSLSQRILNKIKNRKILFHF from the coding sequence ATGAAGTTTTTATTTATCAATAAAAAGTTTTCAGAATTATCAGATAATGATCCCTCCATTTTAAATAGTTTAAGATGCACCCTACTTTTAAACAAAAATGTGAAAGAGGTTTATAATCCAGAGGAAGCTGATGCTATCATAATTCAAGAAAATGATTCCTTTAAAAATTATAATTATATAAAAGAATTACTGGCAGATCCAATTATATCAAAGTATCCTGAAAAAGTCTTTACTATCAATACCGATGATAGTGCAACTGGGCTTCTCCGTGGGCTATACACCTGCCTGCCCAAGTCAAGGATAATTGAGGAAATATACACAGCGGTACCTTATGTTCAATTCCCTAATGATATAGTACTCACCGTTGAAATCGACGAAGCAGACCCCAGGTTTTTAGCTGTGTGGAGAGGGAATATAAAGTCTAATAAACTAAGACCTAAACTGGTTGCATCTCTTGAATCAAAAGAACGCTGTCGCATAGAAAAATCATTAAGTTGGATGAAATTTGAAAAGGAAGAGCAGGAAGTATATGTAAACTTAATTAAAAATTCCAAATTTTCAATCTGCCCGGCAGGTTGGGCTTCGGCTACGTATAGAATTTATGAGAGTATGGCGTTGGGAAGATGTCCTGTGATTTTGGCTGATGATTTTGTGCCGCCAAAAGGTCCTGACTGGAATGAGTTTGCACTTTTTTATCCCGAAAAAAAAATAGAGGATCTTTATTCTTTTCTTCTTCAAAACGAACATTTAGCTGAAACCTATGGGAAGAAGGCTTTTCAAGCCTGGCAAAAATACTTTAGTCCTTTTCGTATAAGAAATTATTATGCAGAGGCATTACTTGAGCTCATTGCTTCGACTCCGGAAACTTCAAGAACTAATGAATTTACGAGATGGAAATCTGAAGATTTAATATGGAATAATAAATGGAGCCTTTCACAACGAATTTTGAATAAAATTAAAAATCGTAAAATTTTATTTCATTTTTAG
- a CDS encoding MATE family efflux transporter: MYNTNSYLINSIKGIKNHLEKLPYWAKLNWLWHWGKLISITGAGQTIVQIVGFVSGILIIRLLPVEEYAFYTLGNTILGTMVILADGGIATGVTSIYGRVWETKNEAGRVVISGLELRKKFALLSLLVGIPILFYLLIHHNASWHLAMLMILSLIPAFFSSLSSTIYQIPLLFHQEVIPLQKNQLKVNVGRLILLFATVLIFPWAFVAILAGGIPQIWGNLNLKKISINYLDWGAQADPEIKKKILVFVKRILPGSIYYCFSGQITLWLISIFGSTENIAQLGALGRLAMILTIIAAVFNTLAIPGFVKLKNERWNLFVKYSLILMTLMLACVGILLFFTLFQSQALWILGDGYSGLEYELVLFIASSCIELLVGISFALNSNRGWLINPYLNIVVGLLSIVVGVLIFDISSLRGILYFKLFTAVIAFLYFVGYGFSKISRIDKVSIIQD; encoded by the coding sequence ATGTATAATACAAACAGTTATCTAATAAATTCAATAAAAGGGATAAAAAATCATCTTGAGAAATTACCATATTGGGCCAAGCTGAACTGGTTGTGGCACTGGGGAAAGTTAATTAGCATTACAGGTGCAGGTCAAACAATTGTTCAAATTGTAGGTTTTGTTAGCGGAATTTTAATTATACGACTTTTACCAGTAGAGGAGTATGCTTTTTATACATTAGGTAATACTATCCTTGGTACCATGGTAATTTTAGCTGATGGAGGTATTGCTACAGGAGTGACATCAATTTATGGAAGGGTATGGGAAACTAAGAACGAAGCAGGTAGGGTTGTTATTTCAGGGCTTGAACTGCGAAAGAAATTTGCTTTGTTGAGTTTACTAGTAGGTATACCTATATTATTTTACCTCCTTATACACCACAACGCTTCCTGGCATCTTGCAATGTTGATGATACTTTCATTAATTCCAGCATTTTTCAGCTCTCTTTCCTCCACCATATATCAAATACCACTTCTTTTTCACCAGGAGGTTATTCCCCTTCAAAAAAATCAACTAAAGGTGAATGTTGGGAGATTAATCCTCCTTTTTGCCACAGTGTTGATTTTTCCCTGGGCATTTGTTGCAATATTGGCTGGAGGTATTCCGCAAATTTGGGGAAATTTAAATTTAAAAAAAATATCCATAAATTATCTTGATTGGGGTGCTCAGGCAGATCCGGAAATTAAAAAAAAGATCCTTGTATTTGTAAAGAGAATTCTGCCGGGTTCTATATATTATTGTTTTTCCGGGCAAATTACGCTTTGGCTTATTTCAATTTTTGGTTCTACAGAAAACATTGCACAGTTGGGAGCATTAGGACGATTGGCAATGATATTAACTATCATAGCTGCAGTATTTAATACACTTGCAATTCCCGGATTTGTGAAATTGAAAAATGAAAGGTGGAATTTATTTGTTAAATACAGCCTGATTTTAATGACACTAATGCTTGCCTGTGTTGGAATATTACTATTTTTTACCCTATTTCAATCCCAGGCACTTTGGATTTTAGGAGATGGATACTCTGGTTTAGAATATGAATTGGTTCTATTTATCGCAAGTAGTTGTATTGAACTTTTGGTGGGAATAAGCTTTGCTTTGAATTCAAATAGGGGATGGTTAATAAACCCATATTTAAATATAGTTGTAGGCCTTTTAAGCATTGTAGTAGGGGTTTTAATATTTGATATTTCTTCCCTAAGAGGCATACTATATTTCAAACTATTTACAGCTGTAATAGCCTTTTTATATTTTGTTGGGTATGGCTTTTCAAAAATATCAAGAATAGATAAGGTTTCTATAATCCAGGATTAA
- a CDS encoding glycosyltransferase family 2 protein: MEKLSIILPVYNQENFLKDTIESVLNQSFKNFEFLILDDGSTDGSANIINHYSAKDHRIKAFFEKNSGKCAATNKLVEMATGDLCAFMDADDIMMPKRLEQQLQFHTMHPQIAASSSHCYYIDANGNTMGNQKYPFLRNIEECERSFLQNEIIHCAFTGLMMKRNIFLKVGGLDPKFWPCEDLDLANKIIEKGHLLVIIQEFLMQYRIHDSSITASRQWHMFDMSAYTRFCISQRRGGKPICTFKEFISKQHNIGWKQKLWENSYRHSQVLHKKAGFAFYKGNYWRFLSKFLLAFIIRPDYIIATLRNRYNFKFRWTSNALKAD, translated from the coding sequence ATGGAGAAGTTATCGATTATACTACCGGTATATAACCAGGAAAATTTCCTTAAGGACACTATTGAAAGTGTTTTAAACCAAAGTTTTAAAAACTTCGAATTTTTAATTTTAGACGATGGCTCAACAGATGGCTCAGCGAATATTATTAATCATTACTCGGCAAAGGATCATAGAATTAAGGCTTTTTTTGAAAAAAATAGCGGTAAATGTGCGGCTACTAATAAATTAGTGGAAATGGCCACCGGCGACCTTTGTGCGTTTATGGATGCAGATGATATTATGATGCCTAAACGATTAGAACAACAATTACAATTTCATACAATGCATCCTCAAATTGCTGCTTCCAGTTCTCATTGTTATTATATAGATGCTAATGGTAATACTATGGGAAATCAAAAATATCCCTTTTTAAGGAATATTGAAGAATGTGAAAGATCATTCCTGCAAAACGAAATTATTCATTGTGCATTCACGGGACTCATGATGAAGAGGAATATTTTTTTGAAAGTTGGTGGGCTGGACCCAAAATTTTGGCCGTGTGAAGATCTTGATCTAGCAAATAAAATTATAGAAAAAGGCCATTTGTTGGTCATAATTCAGGAATTTTTAATGCAATATCGTATTCATGATTCTTCCATTACAGCAAGTAGACAGTGGCATATGTTTGATATGAGTGCATATACTCGTTTTTGTATATCACAGAGAAGGGGTGGTAAACCTATATGTACTTTTAAAGAATTTATTTCCAAACAACATAATATTGGATGGAAACAAAAACTCTGGGAGAACAGTTACCGTCATTCACAAGTTTTGCATAAAAAAGCAGGTTTTGCATTTTACAAAGGTAATTACTGGAGGTTTTTATCTAAGTTTTTATTAGCATTTATTATACGCCCAGATTATATAATTGCCACATTAAGGAATAGATATAATTTTAAATTTAGATGGACCTCTAATGCTTTAAAAGCTGATTAG
- a CDS encoding glycosyltransferase family 8 protein → MNIAFCINKLMFMGLGVTISSLLRNCSDTQRLSLWFLCSNLTSKDKNRILDLLEVENYKGIYHFEDFDSVKTFGKFAALHGDWTTYGRLLLPEIVDEDKVLYLDADLVVEVDVLELDFFNFNKLPLAAVGGGFFKYALGRTFYLEKLGIDPDLEYFNAGVVLFNLKEWRSSGLKDECLKIAALYPKELPSHDQSLLNIICMGQFAKLPAKFNCYWMANQMKPQLAKKMIMHFVGSPKPWDPFGSIIHNGHRTWKKYLHKTWTNNLNQISFLTLRRAYYLRYSYGRYLQNKIFESRYKINVSKFF, encoded by the coding sequence ATGAATATTGCTTTTTGTATTAATAAATTGATGTTTATGGGGTTGGGAGTAACTATTTCTTCTTTATTAAGAAATTGTTCTGACACCCAAAGATTATCTCTTTGGTTTCTATGTTCCAATTTAACTTCTAAAGATAAGAATCGAATTTTGGATTTGCTGGAGGTGGAAAACTATAAAGGAATTTATCATTTTGAAGATTTTGATTCCGTTAAAACATTTGGAAAATTCGCAGCCTTACATGGGGATTGGACAACATATGGGAGATTACTTTTACCGGAAATTGTTGATGAAGATAAAGTATTGTACTTAGATGCAGATTTAGTTGTGGAAGTAGATGTTCTGGAACTTGATTTTTTTAATTTCAATAAATTGCCATTAGCTGCAGTGGGAGGAGGATTTTTTAAATATGCTCTGGGACGAACATTTTACCTTGAGAAATTGGGAATAGATCCTGATTTGGAATATTTTAATGCAGGAGTTGTGCTCTTTAATTTGAAAGAGTGGAGATCCAGCGGTTTAAAGGATGAATGTTTAAAGATTGCGGCTCTTTATCCAAAGGAATTACCTTCCCATGACCAATCCTTACTTAATATTATTTGCATGGGCCAATTTGCTAAACTTCCTGCCAAATTTAACTGTTACTGGATGGCCAATCAAATGAAACCTCAATTAGCCAAAAAGATGATCATGCACTTTGTAGGATCCCCAAAGCCGTGGGATCCCTTCGGGTCAATAATTCATAATGGTCATAGAACCTGGAAAAAATATTTACATAAAACCTGGACAAATAATCTAAATCAAATAAGCTTCTTAACCTTGAGAAGAGCTTATTATTTACGCTATTCTTATGGCCGCTATCTACAAAATAAAATATTTGAAAGTAGATATAAAATCAATGTATCAAAATTTTTTTAG
- a CDS encoding glycosyltransferase family 4 protein — MKIHFICGCLEKGRDGVGDYTRNLAGELMKIGHKVSITSLNDYFVPIDFLKEETQDLIPVLRVRLGNARKQLLINVQKRIEEFDPDWVSLQFVPFSFHYKGLPWRLAKQLAMLGCGRKWHIMFHELWLGGAQSDPVKYKILGGLQKRLVMRVLDKIKPVKVFTNTYFYKNLLESKGVKAVVVPVFSNIPVGHSENSLLFNLLPKKVLNNRERYIIASFFGNVEFTIELERNLLKLKRLTQIENKELLISHIGNSEGVVERFQEWDDQFGIKAIIFGIQEELSIAAYFQKIDIGLSSYPKILLEKSGSIAAMNHNNLPVILLRKSFERDPRPLDWVKEIHEIFQLSKFISSAKSNKSHFGIERSIAAYTHTFNQSQVKRIEL, encoded by the coding sequence ATGAAGATCCATTTTATATGCGGATGTTTAGAAAAAGGTCGTGACGGAGTGGGAGATTACACTCGCAATTTAGCAGGTGAATTAATGAAAATTGGACACAAGGTGAGTATAACATCGCTAAATGATTATTTTGTTCCAATAGATTTTTTAAAGGAGGAAACACAGGATCTTATACCTGTATTAAGAGTAAGGTTAGGAAATGCTCGTAAACAACTTTTAATAAATGTACAAAAGAGAATAGAGGAATTTGATCCTGATTGGGTAAGCTTACAATTTGTGCCATTTTCCTTTCACTATAAAGGTTTACCGTGGCGCCTCGCAAAACAATTGGCTATGTTGGGATGTGGTAGAAAGTGGCATATAATGTTTCACGAACTATGGCTGGGAGGGGCACAATCAGACCCTGTAAAATATAAAATTTTAGGAGGCTTACAGAAGAGATTAGTGATGAGGGTACTGGATAAAATTAAGCCTGTAAAAGTATTTACTAATACTTATTTTTATAAAAACCTTCTTGAGAGTAAAGGAGTCAAAGCTGTTGTAGTGCCGGTTTTCAGCAATATTCCTGTGGGCCATTCTGAAAATTCCTTGCTTTTTAACCTCCTGCCAAAGAAAGTTTTAAATAATAGGGAAAGATATATAATCGCCAGTTTTTTTGGTAATGTGGAATTCACAATTGAATTGGAACGTAACCTTCTGAAATTAAAAAGATTAACTCAAATAGAAAATAAGGAATTACTTATCTCTCATATAGGGAATAGTGAAGGAGTAGTAGAACGGTTTCAAGAGTGGGATGACCAATTTGGAATTAAGGCAATTATCTTTGGAATACAGGAGGAACTTTCTATCGCTGCTTATTTTCAAAAAATTGATATTGGCTTAAGTTCGTATCCAAAAATATTATTGGAAAAAAGTGGAAGTATTGCCGCTATGAATCATAATAATTTACCGGTAATTTTACTTAGAAAAAGTTTTGAAAGAGATCCACGTCCCCTTGATTGGGTTAAGGAAATTCATGAAATTTTTCAGCTAAGTAAATTTATATCTTCTGCTAAGTCAAACAAATCTCATTTTGGCATTGAACGTTCTATTGCGGCATATACTCACACCTTCAATCAAAGCCAGGTAAAGAGAATTGAATTATAA
- a CDS encoding glycosyltransferase family 4 protein — MKILILSHYFFPSIGGIEVTSELFADHFAKKGHLVKVLTWSKDPTAKVFGYEVIRDPGPKKVIKAYLWADIIFENNPCLRLAWPGLFIRKPFVISIHTWISRSDGNLGIQDRLKIWRLKRSSKTIAASNALKRKTGLDSIVIPNPYRKDLFKILPQTQRVKQYIFLGRLVSDKGAEMAIMAIAHLKELLLTIKPDIRINLTIVGEGPQRTSLEKLVKELQLEREVEFTGTLLGEKLVFSLNQHRFILIPSVWEEPFGLIALEGMACGCIPIASNGGGLPEAVGPGGVLFQRGDMGDLVNHMQKLLQDPLQEAKCRNAAPAHLAAHHSSFIAERYLDVLTKAVNA; from the coding sequence ATGAAAATTTTAATTCTTTCTCATTATTTTTTTCCAAGCATTGGTGGCATTGAAGTTACCTCTGAGCTATTTGCAGATCATTTTGCAAAAAAGGGGCATCTTGTTAAGGTACTTACATGGAGTAAAGATCCCACTGCCAAGGTTTTTGGCTATGAGGTCATTCGGGATCCGGGACCAAAAAAGGTGATTAAGGCCTACCTATGGGCTGATATTATATTTGAAAACAACCCTTGCCTCCGGCTTGCATGGCCGGGCCTTTTTATAAGAAAACCCTTTGTAATATCTATCCATACCTGGATCTCCCGAAGTGACGGAAATTTAGGGATTCAAGATAGATTGAAAATATGGAGACTTAAAAGGTCCAGTAAAACAATTGCAGCTAGTAATGCTTTGAAAAGAAAAACGGGACTCGACTCTATAGTAATTCCCAATCCTTACAGAAAAGATCTTTTTAAGATCCTTCCCCAAACACAGAGGGTGAAGCAGTACATATTTCTTGGGCGTCTTGTATCAGATAAAGGTGCAGAAATGGCGATAATGGCTATTGCTCATCTAAAAGAACTACTGTTAACCATAAAACCAGATATACGAATTAATCTTACCATTGTTGGTGAAGGTCCCCAAAGAACTTCATTGGAAAAACTTGTGAAGGAACTACAATTAGAGAGAGAAGTGGAATTTACAGGTACCTTGCTTGGTGAGAAACTTGTATTTTCTCTCAACCAACACAGGTTTATACTTATACCCTCTGTATGGGAAGAACCTTTTGGTTTAATCGCTCTTGAAGGAATGGCTTGTGGCTGTATTCCTATTGCCTCCAACGGTGGAGGTCTTCCAGAGGCGGTTGGTCCCGGGGGTGTACTTTTTCAAAGGGGCGATATGGGAGATCTGGTAAATCATATGCAAAAACTTTTACAGGATCCCCTGCAGGAAGCCAAATGTAGAAATGCTGCACCAGCCCATCTTGCCGCGCATCATTCTAGCTTTATAGCAGAACGATACCTGGATGTTTTAACCAAGGCAGTTAATGCCTGA
- a CDS encoding glycosyltransferase family 4 protein, whose amino-acid sequence MKLLLSHPTANANVRAIAMGMARENILSDFYTSTALFPSSFLYKVGGFSLLTNLRKRSFDPKLKSHIHQWPWRELGKVIASGIGIDKLTRHEKGIFCIDKVYESLDKKVSSHLKSKNIKAVYAYEDGALHTFKAAKELGITCIYDLPIAYWETGRKLLQEEAGRLPTWAITLGGGIQDSEEKLERKTRELELADVVIGPGDFVMNSLPAWAKTKKLIVSPFGSPEPPNIRVFGNKNFEKPLRILFVGSMGQRKGLGDLFTAMKMLKNENVELVVLGSLLAPMEFYKSELPNFIYEPCRPHSEVLKLMQTCDIFCLPSIVEGRALVMQEAMSQGLPLIITPNTGGEDLIIENETGFLIPIRRPEAIAEKIMWFVNNRSSAEEMGYKARCWAENYTWKKYSEKIVKEILVYLGAVENNYMQERK is encoded by the coding sequence GTGAAACTACTTCTTTCACATCCAACAGCCAATGCCAATGTAAGGGCAATTGCCATGGGAATGGCCAGAGAGAATATCTTATCAGATTTTTACACTTCAACTGCTCTTTTTCCTTCAAGCTTTTTGTATAAAGTGGGTGGTTTTTCCTTATTAACTAATTTGAGAAAAAGAAGTTTTGACCCAAAATTAAAATCTCATATACATCAATGGCCATGGAGAGAATTGGGAAAGGTTATAGCCTCCGGTATTGGGATAGATAAATTAACAAGGCATGAAAAGGGAATTTTTTGCATTGATAAAGTCTATGAATCTTTAGATAAAAAGGTCTCCTCACATTTAAAGTCAAAAAATATAAAAGCGGTTTATGCCTATGAAGATGGAGCACTTCACACCTTTAAAGCCGCAAAGGAACTTGGGATTACCTGTATCTATGACCTGCCAATTGCTTACTGGGAAACTGGAAGAAAGTTACTGCAGGAGGAGGCTGGGCGATTACCAACTTGGGCAATTACTTTAGGAGGTGGAATACAGGATAGTGAAGAAAAACTGGAACGGAAAACCAGGGAGTTGGAACTGGCAGATGTGGTAATAGGTCCTGGAGATTTTGTAATGAATTCTCTACCCGCCTGGGCAAAGACCAAAAAATTAATTGTTTCTCCATTTGGTTCCCCTGAACCTCCAAATATTCGGGTTTTTGGTAATAAAAATTTTGAAAAACCTTTGCGTATACTCTTTGTAGGGTCTATGGGTCAAAGAAAAGGTTTGGGAGATTTATTTACAGCTATGAAAATGCTGAAAAATGAGAATGTGGAACTGGTTGTGTTGGGATCGTTATTAGCCCCTATGGAATTTTATAAAAGCGAACTTCCAAATTTTATTTATGAACCCTGTAGACCTCACAGTGAAGTTCTCAAACTGATGCAAACCTGTGACATATTTTGCCTGCCCTCAATAGTTGAAGGTAGGGCTTTGGTGATGCAGGAGGCAATGAGTCAGGGATTACCGCTCATAATTACTCCTAATACAGGTGGTGAAGATCTTATTATTGAGAACGAAACAGGTTTTCTAATTCCTATTCGCAGGCCTGAGGCAATTGCCGAAAAAATAATGTGGTTTGTTAATAACAGAAGTAGCGCTGAAGAAATGGGATATAAGGCAAGATGTTGGGCTGAAAATTACACCTGGAAAAAATATAGTGAAAAAATTGTAAAGGAAATATTGGTCTATTTAGGGGCAGTAGAAAATAATTATATGCAGGAAAGGAAATAA
- a CDS encoding glycosyltransferase family 4 protein: protein MKIILIGNYPGDRQESMFRYLNALKDNLIRNEVQVGIIQPGSFFVPPNKITTSGLLKWLGYIDKYVVFPIVLKMRVMKELRKEKEDVFFHICDHSNSMYLKVLPKNLSGITCHDVLAIQGALGFDEAYCKATRTGKILQAWILSNLKKARKLATVSHNTMKHLTELCEVENGTNSNWKVIHNSFNSKFWPMDESESRKLLKTLNFPKGQFILHVGSGLPRKNRSLLLKMVKELGNRWKGYICFAGDPLDEDFTKNVKNYGILDRVKSVPRPDHPTLVALYSSCEAFIFPSFSEGFGWPLIEAQACGAPVIASSISTLQEVGGEAAIYANPYKPEDFAKGFIRLNKKEKKKELITLGFENCKRFDSQKLTKDFIKLYQS from the coding sequence ATGAAAATTATATTAATAGGTAATTATCCCGGAGACAGGCAGGAAAGTATGTTCCGGTATTTAAACGCACTCAAAGATAATTTAATAAGAAATGAAGTGCAGGTGGGAATAATCCAACCGGGTTCATTTTTTGTGCCTCCAAATAAAATTACTACCAGTGGTTTGCTAAAATGGTTGGGCTATATTGATAAATATGTGGTGTTTCCCATTGTTTTAAAAATGAGAGTGATGAAGGAATTGAGAAAGGAAAAGGAGGATGTTTTCTTTCACATCTGCGATCATTCCAATTCTATGTACCTTAAAGTGCTTCCAAAAAATTTAAGTGGCATTACCTGTCACGATGTTTTAGCTATTCAGGGAGCACTGGGCTTTGACGAAGCTTATTGTAAAGCAACCAGAACCGGAAAGATTCTTCAAGCCTGGATTTTAAGTAATTTAAAAAAGGCAAGAAAATTAGCTACAGTATCTCACAATACGATGAAACATTTGACCGAACTATGTGAAGTTGAAAATGGAACAAACTCCAATTGGAAAGTAATTCATAATTCTTTCAATTCGAAATTTTGGCCAATGGATGAAAGCGAAAGCAGAAAATTATTGAAAACTCTTAATTTTCCAAAAGGTCAGTTTATACTACATGTAGGATCAGGACTTCCAAGAAAGAATAGAAGTTTGCTTTTAAAAATGGTCAAAGAATTGGGTAATAGATGGAAAGGATATATATGTTTTGCAGGCGACCCACTTGATGAAGATTTCACAAAGAATGTGAAAAATTATGGTATTTTGGACCGCGTAAAATCAGTGCCCAGACCAGATCATCCAACACTAGTTGCATTATATAGTTCATGTGAGGCTTTCATTTTTCCCTCTTTTTCTGAAGGATTTGGTTGGCCATTAATAGAAGCACAGGCTTGTGGGGCGCCGGTAATAGCTAGTTCTATTTCAACTTTACAAGAAGTAGGAGGAGAGGCAGCTATTTATGCAAATCCATATAAACCGGAGGATTTTGCCAAGGGTTTTATTAGGTTAAACAAAAAGGAAAAAAAGAAAGAACTCATAACTCTTGGCTTTGAGAACTGTAAACGGTTTGATAGCCAAAAACTTACCAAAGATTTTATTAAACTTTATCAGAGTTGA